One region of Malania oleifera isolate guangnan ecotype guangnan chromosome 6, ASM2987363v1, whole genome shotgun sequence genomic DNA includes:
- the LOC131157075 gene encoding uncharacterized protein LOC131157075, whose amino-acid sequence MSYTSSGSRTARRTLEFGRTHVVRPKGKHQATIVWLHGLGDNGSSWSQLLENLSLPNIKWICPTAPTRPVALLGGFPCTAWSDVGELSEDGPDDVEGLDASAAHIANLLSTEPADIKLGIGGFSMGAATALYSATCFAHGKYGNGNAYPVNLRAIVGLSGWLPGSRSLWSKVEGSHEAARRAASLPILICHGNSDEVVPYKYGEKSAHCLSSAGFCNLIFKAYDGLGHYTVPKEMNDVCNWLTARMGFEGSRS is encoded by the exons ATGAGCTATACAAGTTCTG GTAGCAGAACAGCTAGAAGGACGCTTGAGTTTGGAAGGACCCATGTTGTGAGACCCAAGGGGAAACACCAGGCCACGATAGTTTGGCTACACGGCCTGGGTGACAATGGCTCAAG CTGGTCCCAGCTCTTGGAAAATCTCTCTCTTCCCAAT ATTAAATGGATCTGTCCAACTGCTCCTACTCGTCCTGTGGCATTACTTGGTGGATTTCCTTGCACTGCTT GGTCTGATGTTGGAGAACTTTCAGAGGATGGTCCTGATGATGTTGAGGGTTTAGATGCTTCAGCAGCACATATTGCAAACCTGTTATCAACTGAGCCTGCTGATA TTAAACTTGGTATCGGGGGCTTCAGCATGGGTGCTGCAACTGCACTCTACTCTGCAACTTGTTTTGCTCACGGaaaatatggaaatggaaatgcaTACCCTGTCAACTTACGGGCAATTGTTGGTCTTAGTGGCTGGCTTCCTGGTTCAAG GAGCTTGTGGAGTAAGGTAGAAGGTTCACATGAGGCTGCAAGGCGTGCTGCATCTTTGCCAATTTTGATTTGTCATGGAAATA GCGACGAAGTGGTCCCCTATAAATATGGAGAAAAGTCTGCTCACTGCTTAAGTTCAGCGGGATTTTGTAACCTGATATTCAAAGCATATGACGG GCTTGGGCACTACACGGTCCCGAAGGAGATGAACGATGTCTGCAATTGGTTAACAGCGAGGATGGGTTTTGAGGGGTCGCGCTCATGA